GTACAAGAGATTCTGCAGAATACTCCAGGTCAAATGCTGAACCATCGTGCTCTCGTGGTAGAAGAAGCATTGTCTCGTATGGGAGCCGAGGAGAGGACTGTATTCCTGCTCAGTTACGCCGCAAGGTTAGATATTCAAGAAATGATATCGTATGGATTTACTTCAGAGTCACAGGTTGAGCGAAAACGAAGTGAGGCTCTTCAGAGAATCAACATACATGCAGAGAAGCAGAAGGAGACGATCAGCGAAGCATTCTTGAAGCAGCATTTTAGGAAGGACCATGAAGCTCTGCTGTCCATATCTGAGATCGAGCTGGAGAGAGGGGTTCAGCAAGGTCTGGATGAGGCCAAGACTGGCAAAATGGCAAAGCGCAGCATAAGCAACAGGTTGATCTGGAGCGTGGCAGCAGGGCTTGTGGGCTTGTTTCTTCTTGGCAGTATATATCAAGCAGCTCCAGAGAAGCCCCAAGAAATGGAGACCTTCGATCAGAGCTACTGGGAAAGGACGCTTAAGGAAGATCCCATATCGCAGCAAAGGCTGGCTGAAGGAGATTTCGTCAAGATAGGAAAAGTGCTGCCTGAGCAGAATGGTCTTCGCCTGTATGTGGACGGTGCGATGCAGACGAGTGACGGACTGATGCTGTGGTACAGGCTCGAGAATACGGAGGGTGCAGCAGCTCCAATCCCAGATCGAGTCATTCTTTGGAGTGACGTGTATCGAGAGGTTGGTTCTGAATTCGACCGGGACAACATGCGAATGTGGGGAGACGGAAATCGAACATTTGGGAAAATTCTGTTGTCTAAACACCAGATGTCCAGCGGCACTTCTTTGTCCAGTGAGCATACCATTGTATTTCCTGCCAATGTGCAGGAGGACGATACCGATACATATCGATGGGCTTCCTTCGAAGTGCCTGTTCCTGATTTCGAGGAAAAGCCTGTTAAGCATATTGAGATAAACCAAACCTTCGAGATTCAAGACCGCAGCATTCATATTGATGAACTGCGCCTGACGACCGATGCGACAATTGTTCAGTTGGGGGCAGATTCTTCAACTATCATAACTATGGATCAATTAAACTTACCCCTTCTATCAGTGATAGAAAAGAGCTTGATGAGTATGACGGGTGAAGGGAAGGACTGGATTGAAGGATTCGGGAATGAAACCGAATGGTATTTTGATTCGATGTATTATGATGATTATTCTGAGATCAGACTCAGCTTTCATAGTATAAGTGGAATGGGGGAGCAGGCTAATCCGGTTATCGAGGTAAACACAGACACCGGCGAGATTGTAGAAGCACCGGAAGTGTACGATGGAGAAATTGAGATTACGGATGTTGCCAGTGATGCTTTCTTCTACATTTTCTTTCCTTCGTCAGAGGAGTCGAGCTATACACTCGACTATCAATATTCGGATGCGGAGGGTGTGTCCTACTTTGCACAAGGCATCGATCAAGTGGGCGGAAGACTGGCGTATAAAGTGACTGATTATGACTATGCGCAGCCTTTGACCTTTCAGATCGAGAAGTTAGTGTCCGGCGATGAGAATGCTTATATAGACAACGGTGATGCCATTAACTTAACCTTGGTAAAAAAATAAGGGCAGACCCCCAGACTGTGATCGGATGAGGAAAAAGAGGTGATACGGTGCAAAGTTTTGATAAGATGAACGATCGGGATTTAGAGAAAATGGCGTTTAGTGGGGGTTTCGATGCTTATGAGCACCTGTTGAAGCGTCATGCGGCAAGTCTGTTTGTCACAGCCTATGCGATATCCCGAAGCAGGAGCACCGCGGATGCACTTGTATCGGCCACGGTGTCCATCACCTGGCATCAGGTCAAAGCAGGGAAGCGGCGAGAGGATCTCGTGACTGCCTTGTTTCGTAACATGCTGCTCTATGCTAAGCGGTTAAGAAGAGCAGATGGAGCTGATGCTGCAATAGAACCATCCACGGCAGTGGGTGAATCTGATGAGCTTACACCTAGCTCTAATAAGCTGGGTGACCCGGCTGTAGCGGGTGAGCATGTTCAAGTGATGCGCAGCAACCGAGCCGAATTGATGGAGACACTCATGAGCCAGATGAGCTTTGAACACAGTGTCGTATTCCTGCTGACTTATATTGCAGAACAGCCCATAGCGGAGATAGCAAAATACATATCAAGATCGGAGAAGACAACTTCTAGACGGCTTGATGAGATGCTGAATGCTGTGGCCAAAGAGATGGGGGAAAGCGAAGTCGCAGCGGTCACGTCTTTTATCCGCAAGCACTTTTCCAAGGAAAAAGAATACTTGAGCTCGGTAGAGGTGAGTAATGATGCAGAGGCAGCAGTACAGAAGGGACTACTCCAGGCTGGGCAGGGTGTTCTCCCGAGGCACAGGAACAAGAAGGTATGGGCTTGGACGCTTGGTGTATCGCTTGGTGTAGTTGTCCTTGCTATCCTTGTGCTTAATCCTTTCCGCGAGAAGGAGATTCACGCGTCTCTTAATTTTTCCGGCACAAGAGTCGTCCCGGATGAGAGCTTAATCAATACTACTGCGAGCAGCGATGGGTATCTCAGATCACGGGTTGCGGATGGGGATTACGAGAAGCTCGGTTATGCAATGAAATTAGATGATGGATCCCGGCTGATCATTGACGGAGCGATTGATTATGGAAGAGAAACATTATTAATGTATACGCTGGAAAAGAAAGAGCCCGAGGTCTCTGCTTCGATCGTGGACGGATCTATTCTGGAGCGATCGACTTTGCTGCTGTTAGGTTATTTGCAGAATCAGATGGTTCTTGAAGAGACAGAGCAGGCTGAGAAAGGTTTTGTTACGTTTGTTCGAACCAATCCCACGGTTTCTTCGGAAGGTGCCTTGCTCCAATTCGAAGTTGAGGTTCAGGGGGATGAGACGCATACCGTCATGTTAGAAACAGACTATCCTCATGAGGTCGAGCAGCCGGCCAAAGAGATCGCGATGGATGAGAGCTTCACAATTGAAGGCCAGACCTACCATATTAACGGCATGACGATCAGCTCGGACTACACGCGGGTGAAGATGAGGCCTGATATTCTCAATGAGAGAGGGATAGAGAGTCTGAAGAATGTTCGTCTGGACCGGGTAAGAGAGAATTCGAGATCCGGAAGCAGAGTAGTGGAGATTGCAGGGGATGATCTGATCTTTCCATCCATCTATTATGAGGATTCATATGAAGAACTCCAACTTACCTTAGTTGAGGAGCTGTTCAGCTTGGAGACTCCTTTTGTTATTGATCTAAATAATCCTGCGCTTGTCCAGTATCCAGCGGGGATGGAGCCTGAATCCTACGGGGTCACCTATGCTGGGCATACAGATGGTCCATATCATACGATCTACTTTCCTGCTTGGGAAGGAATTCAATATGAGATTTCGGATTATTATACGGATGCGGCAGGTCAGGTGTATCCAGCGATAGATAACATATTTGAAGTGGATAAAGTCAGAATGAACATTCCAGACCTAGAGTATGAACAGCCGCTTACTTTTTACTTCTCAATACTCGACCAGGATCAACGGAGTGCGGACAATAACCTAGCGAATTATGATCCGCTGGAAGGTCGTATTTCAGTTCCCCTCATTATAAATCCACAGAATTAGTCGCTATGAAGCTACCGCGATTAGACACTGGATCTTTCAACTAATTCAAAAGGAATGACGGTCTTGGAACTAGGCGCATTGTCCTTCACTTCCACATTCCTGCTGTTATAGAACGTGCGAAAGGCTTCTCTTCCGATCTCCTGAAGATGCTGGTCAATGGACGTGAGACCAAGTGCCTCGGAGATCGGGAGATTGTCGAAGCCGATAATGGCAAGATCCTGGGGAATGCGAAGCCCGAGGGCTTGAGCTCTCAGGATGACTCCGGCTGCCGCTTCATCGCCAGTAACGAGCAGAGCGGTGGGGCGTTCCTTCATCTTCATGAGGGTATCAATGACACGGATACCGTCTTTAATCTCTGTGCAATCGGTGAAGATCCATTCCGGATGCAAGACTTCTCCCTGCTCATGAAGCAGGGTCTTATAAGCAAGATACCTGGCTTGGCTGCTTGCACTGTCAGGCCGCCCCACACAATAACCGATGGCCCTATGACCGTGCTGAATCAGGTACTGTATTCCCTTTAGAAAGGCTTCATAATGATCGGTATAGACAGCCGCAATTTGCTCATTCTCTGTATACTCACAAGTAACGATGGGACCATACTTGGCGTAAGCAGCAATAGCTTCAAGCTCAAGTGCACGGGAGCAGAAGATGAGACCGTCAATCTGCTTGGTAGATAGCAGCTGAAGTGCTTTAAGCTCTTCTTGTGTCTCGTACCGAGATTGGTATAGCAGCGTTCCATAGCCGGACTTGGCAGCTTCATCCATAATGCCTGACAATATCGTTTGAAAATAGGGATGGCTGTTCGGGACGATGACCCCGACACGATCGGTTTGACCCTTAATCAAATGCACCGCGCTTGAATTCGGCTTATATCCTTCCTTCTCCATAATGTGCTGTACTTTCTGGCGAGTTGCTTCATTGACGTATGGATGATTGTTCAGCACGCGGGACACGGTAGTTACAGATACACCGGCCAGCTTGGCAATGGATTTAATATTGGCCATCTATATGTTTCACCTCCTGATCTAACGATATTATACCCTTGGATACGGTTTATCGCGAAATCCACAAACACAAAAGCCCCTCGAAAGGGGCTTAATAGAAGCAAAGTTATTGTAGTACATTCAGTTCCAGTTCGAGGTAAACCCAGAATATCCTGTTGACTGTAAAATTAGATGTTTTCTCCGTTCGTCTTAATAACATCCTGGTACCAGAAGTAGCTGTCTTTCTTGATACGGCGAAGATCCTTGCCGCCCTCCTCATCCTGGTTGACGTAGACGAAGCCATATCTCTTCTGATAGCCGTTCAGCCAGCTGAGCAGATCCGTGAAGGACCAGCTGCAATAGCCAATCAGCTCCACCCCGTCAGCAATCGCCTGCTTGCACTGATGAAGATGGGACTTAAGGTAGGCGATCCGGTATTCATCATGAACCTGGTCTCCGGACTCCAGCTTGTCGAACTCGCCAAGACCGTTCTCCGTAATAAAGATGGGGAGATCATAGCGGCTCGTAATCCTGCGCATACCGATACGAAGACCGATGGGATCGATATTCCAGTCCCAGTTCGATTTTTCAATATGAGGATTGTTCGCTGTCTTATATAGACCTGGAATTCCGGTTGATTCATTGCTGCCCTTCTTGCCGGTATTGTTCATTTTGCCTGAAGAAACTCCGCCATGCAGCGGATTATGCTCGTACGTAATGGTCTGATAATAATTGACACCGACAAAATCAGGCATCCCCAGCTTCAGCAGCTCCTGATCTCCTTCCTCAAACACAGGAGCGAGTCCCTGCTGTTTCAAGTGGCGGTAAGGAATGCTGGGATATTCACCCCGGCAATAGACATCAAGCCACCAATAGCTTGTGAACTCCTCTGCATTCTCATATGCCAGCATGTCTTCTGGTGAACTCGAAGCCGGATAGGAAGGAGTATACGCAAAGCTGGGTCCGATCTTGCCGTCCGGTACATGCTTGCGGAAGGAGGTGATGGCCTGCGCATTCGCAAGGAACATGATGTGGTTGGCTTCATAGAAGCGTTTGCGATCCTTGACCGCGGGTGGATGCATGCCAAGCATGTACGCATGATTGGTATTATGATTCTGTTCATTGAGAGACACCCAGTATTTGACCCGGTCTCCGAATCTTTTGTACAAGGTGATGCAGTACTGGTTGAAATCTTCGATAATTTCCCGTGATTCCCAGCCGCCGTAACGGTCTTGAAGTGCCTGCGGCACATCCCAATGATATAGGGTCAGCACGGGTTCAATGCTGTGGGCGACCAGCTCATCAATCAGGCTGTCGTAGAATGCGAGTCCGGCTTCGTTGACTTCACCTGTGCCATGCGGATAAATTCTTGGCCAGCTGACCGAGAATCGGTACGATTTAAGACCCATCTCAGCCATGAGCTGTACGTCTTCCTTGTATCTGTGATAGTGATCTACAGCGATATCCCCGCTCGTATCCTTGTAGGTGGTGCCTGGAATTTTGGTATATAGATCCCATACGGAAGGTCCCTTGCCGTCTTCATTCCAAGCGCCTTCAATCTGATAGGCAGCAGAAGCAGAGCCCCAGAGAAAGTCCGCCGGGAAGGAAGGTGATTTTTCATGTATCATATTTTATGTCCTCCTTGCAAGTTATGTCTATGATTACAGCTGACCATAGCTTTTACATAAGCATCTTAAGTTATGAAATGCATTTCAGAGCAATAGTCTATTCGTGAAATTTTTGTAAACCGCCTTGTTTTTGAAGGGATGGAAGTCATTTGTGGTTAATAGATTAATATCAATTCCAGTAGTCTATCCAGTGATGATATGAATATAAGGAGCGATCGATGATGAACCCACAAGCGAAGAAATCAGACGAGGTTTGTTTCTATACGGGGACTTATTCTGCGGCAGCAGACCCTGGCATTTATTTGGTGGCCGTGAACAAGGATAGTGGAGAGATGCGAATTGTGAACCAGGCATCGGGAATCGAGCGTCCCTCCTTCCTTGCGCTGCATCCGAATGGTGAAGTATTGTATGCGGTGAGCGAGACAGGTGAAGGGGAACTGTTTACTTATAAAATAGATCCGTCGACGAGTGAGCTGCAGCTTCTGGACCGTAAACCGACCGAAGGTGCTGACCCTTGCTATGTTTCGGTAGATCAGAGCGGCAGCTATGTGCTTGTAGCTAACTACTCAAGTGGAAGTGTCAATGTATATAAGCTGGATGAATCCTCCATTCCTGTGGAGATGTCTGCGAAGATTGAGCATGTAGGCAAGGGCTTCCGTGAAGATCGGCAGGAGGGACCGCATGCACATTCCATCGTACCGGATCCGGCAGGTGAGTATGCTATCGTGTGTGATCTTGGGCTGGATCAGATCATTGTGTACCGTATGCAGGAGGGTAAGCTGTCAACCCATTATGAGCTGAAGCTGCCTGCCGGTTCAGGTCCGAGACATTTGGTGATCCATCCCAATGAGAAATTTGCTTATGTCGTTAATGAGCTGAACAATACGGTTACGGCACTAACCTTCAACAAGAATCGTGGAGAATTCCAGATCACGCATCATATCTCAACACGGGATGAAACGGAACAGTCAGAAAATACAGGTGCGGATATACGCATATCCTCCTGCGGTCGTTTCCTCTATGTATCCAACCGTGGTGATGATTCAATCGCGCTGTTTCATATTAATGAGGAGAGCGGTGAGCTTACCGCAGTAGAGTGTACAGGTACAGAAGGCAAGACGCCAAGAAACTTCAATCTGCTGGAGGGCGGCTTGCTGATCGCGGCCAATCAGGACAGTGACAACCTTATTTCCTTCAAAATAGACAGTGAAAACGGGCGACTTACGCCAACTGGGTACGAGCTTGAAATCCCTGCTCCTGTTTGCATTGAACCCTGTAAGAAGGGGTAACATTTATTGGTTGAATCAATTTCATAACTCATTAAAGGGATGATGAAATTGATTCCCTATATAAATATGAAATGCCATGAATTATATGGTCCTTGTGAGGCATGATCCAGATCTGGATTATGCCTTTTTTGCTGTTTTCATAATTAATCTGCATAGTACAAAGTCATAAACAATATATTGTATGGGGATTTATGCTATTTTTGGGGGTGGACAGCGCAAGATGCCTTTTATATTAAGGTTTAATACAACAATGAACGGAGCTATGACTTTTACAGGCAATACACTGGGGCTAAACAAGGTAACCAATCAGAATAATCAGGGAAATACAGGCTCAATTGGAGCATTCAGCACGTTGAATACTTCGGTCCGGGTCGGTAATTTCCCGCTGGGAACAACGCTGGATTATACCCAGAATGCATCAACTGCTATTTTGGATTTGCCTAGCGGTTCGACGGTTCTGTATGCCGAATTGATCTGGGCAGCCAGCTACAATACGGGGGGGAATAACGTCATTGGGCAGATCGGCAACCCTGTGTTATTCACTACACCGGCAGGAACCTTCTCCGTTGCTCCTGATCCGGCGACAGCGCGGAATACCGCACCGACAGCGAATGATTATGTCAATTCGGCAAATGTAACGGCTCTTGTCCAGCAAGGGGGAGCCGGTACTTATATAACGGGGGCGGTGCCAGGGACGGTCACAGCATCGAATAACAATGATAACTTCGCCGGATGGACGCTGGCTGTCGTGTATGAGAATCCGTTCCTCCCGTCAAGGAACATGAGCGTGTTTGTCGGTGCAGAGGTCGTGAACCAGGCGCTTGGTGCGGCGACCGCTACGATTACCGGGTTCGCTACACCTGTTACTGGTGTCGTGAGCGGAAGGCTGATGGTCAGCGCAGGAGAGGGTGATCCTCAGCTGCTAGGTGATCAGCTGAGGTTTGGACCAACAACAGCAACGCTTGTAGCCATATCAGGTCCGAACAATCCGGTCAGTAATTTTTTTGGTTCGCAGATCAACAACAATCTGGGGCTCTTGGATACAAGGGGAACGTTTGGCAGTCTAAATAGTACGCCAGGTAATGCGGTCATTGGTGCCAGACAAGGGTGGGATATAACCAATGTTGACGTATCCTCCAGACTTGTCAATTCGCAGACTTCTGCTGTCATTCAGGCCACATCCCAGGGGGATGCTTATCTTGTAAATGGTCTCGGACTTCAAGTGGACGTGAATGCGCCATTTTTTGTATTTAATAAGAGCTCCAATGTGAGCAGTGCACTGGTTGGAGATGTGGTTCAGTATACACTCACCGCAGGCAATACAGGTACGGCCTCTGCCAATTTGGTGCTGCTGCAGGATACATTTTCTGCTTCCGGCGTATTCGTTCCGGGCTCCTTCTCCGTGAATGGTGTAGCACAGCCAGGTGCAGATCCAACGGTTGGGGTCAATCTGGGTACTGTGGCTCCAGGGCAGACGCTGACGATTATCTACTCGGTTCAAATTGTGTCTAGGCCGCCAGGATCAACACAGTCGAATGTAGCAAATCTCACCTACAATTTTCAAAGTCTTCCGGGCGGACCGACTTTCCAAGGGATGTCTCAATCGAACGGAAACAGCATTTCAATCGGCAATCGGCCGCCAACGACACAGAACTATTCCCTTGTCACCAATGAGAATATTCCCGCCGGGGGTCAGGTTACAGGTACGGATCCGGACGGAGATGCGCTGACCTTCTCACTGAATTCGGTGCCGACAAGCGGAACAGCAATCGTCAATCCCGATGGCACGTATCAATACACCCCTAACACAGGCTTCGTTGGGAACGACTCCTTTACCGTATTGGTCAGCGATGGCTTCGGCGGAACAGCAGTTTCAACGATTGCAGTAACGGTGCTTAATCAGCCGCCTATTGCTAATAACCTGGATGTGTCCACGACCAAGAACGTTCCTGCAACAGGTCAAGTCACAGCGACGGATCCAAATGGAGATGTGCTCACGTTCAGTCTGAATTCATTACCGTCAAACGGTACGGTTGTATTCAATCCAGACGGAACCTTCCAGTATAATCCGAACCCTGGCTTTGCGGGCAACGATTCGTTCACCTATCTCGTCACCGATCCGAATGGAGGCACAGCCATTGGAATCGTCACGGTTCACGTTCTCAATCAGCCGCCCGTGGCACAGAACCTAAATCTGATAACGCCAGAGAATCTGTTTATTACAGGTCAGGTGATTGCGACCGATCCGGATGGGGATACAGTGACGTTTACATTAAATGCTCCGCCAGTAAATGGAACGGTAGTGGTGAATGCAGACGGAACGTTCCAGTACAATCCGAATCCTGGATTCATCGGTACAGATACCTTCACGGTGCTGGTCACTGATCCGAGCGGGGGCACTGCCATCTCTACCGTGACGATAGAGGTAATCAATCTGCCGCCGGTAACAAGTAATCTGAGTGTAGCGACAACATTAGGTGTGCCTGCAGGAGGTCAGGTTACAGCAACCGATCCGAACGGGGATCCGCTGACCTTCACACTGCAGTCTGCTCCATCCAATGGTACAGCCGTGGTCAACCCGGATGGTACGTTCACGTACACTCCGAATCCTGGCTTCCTTGGAGTAGATAACTTTAACGTGCTGGTAAGCGACCCGAATGGCGGGACGGCGGTTTCCGTTGTCACCGTTACGGTCACGAATCAGCCGCCAATCGTTCAGAATTTATCGTTGTCTACGTTAGGGAACACACCAGCCGGAGGTCAGGTCATTGCGACCGATCCGGATGGAAATCCACTGACATTCAGCTTGAATTCACTGCCAATGAACGGATCTGTAATTGTGAATCCGGATGGTACGTTCACGTATACGCCGAATCCTGGATTTGCTGGAGTGGATTCCTTCACCGTTCTCGTATCCGATGGCTTTGGCGGCACAGCAATTGGCACGGTAACGGTCAGTGTGCAGAATCTGCCGCCGGTAACCAGCGATGTTTCTCTATCTACACTGCAGAATCTGCCCGCCGGGGGCCAAGTCGTAGCGACCGATCCGAATGGCGATCCGCTGACCTTTTCACAGTTGTCTGCACCAGCTAATGGAACTGTGGTAGTGAATCCGGACGGAACGTTTACCTATACGCCGAATACGGGGTATGTGGGTCCAGACAGCTTCACTGTTCTTGTATCGGATGGGCTCGGCGGCACGGCCATATCCACGGTGTTCATCACGGTGATCGATCAGCCGCCGATCGGGCAGACACAAAATTTCAGCACACTGCAAAATACACCGCTGCCAGGACAGCTGCTTGCAACCGATCCGGATGGCGATGCGCTGACCTTTACGCTCCTGTCTCCTCCGGCGAATGGAACAGCGGTCGTCAATCCTGATGGTACTTTCACGTATACTCCGGCTGCAGGATTTGTGGGTACCGATTCGTTCACAGCCCTGATCAGCGATGGCAAAGGCGGCACCGCTGTCGGTACAGCCATTATCACGGTCATCGATCAGCCGCCGGTTGCACAGGATTTGACACTCACGACAAACGTCAATACACCGGTAGCAGGGCAAATTCCAGCGACCGATCCAGATGGCGATGCGCTGACCTATACCGTATCCGTTCCACCAGCAAACGGGACAGTGGTACTAAATCCGGACGGCAGCTTCACGTATACTCCTAATTTTAATTTTGTAGGGACAGATACATTCTCGGTGCTCGTCAGTGATGGTAAGGGAGGAACTGCGACTTCCACGGTTACGATCGGTGTGCCTGTTGATGCGCCGGTAACTTCAGATGTTACTTTAAATACGACCACGGATGTCCCGGTTGGGGGTCAAGTCATTGCCACCGATCCGCAAGGCCAAACGCTGACCTATGCTGTGCTGGTTCCGCCAGCGAATGGTACGGTGTTGCTGAATCCTGCAGATGGGACGTTTACCTATACACCAAATGCAGGCTTTATCGGGACAGATACCTTCACGGTCCGAGTTACGAATACAAGCGGCGTATTCTCAGATTCACTGGTTACGGTCAACGTCAGCAACGTTCCACCGATTGCAGGCAACCTGACGCTGGATACGTTCCAGAACATTCCGGTTGCAGGCCAGATTCCAGCGAGCGACCCTGACGGCAATCCGCTGAACTACACCTTGTCTGTACCGCCTGCACTGGGTACCGTATTGCTAAACCCGGCGGATGGTACGTTTACGTATACACCGAATGCAGGTGTCGTTGGTGTAGATACGTTCTCTGTGCTTGTCGATGACGGACGGGGTGGGACGGCGACTTCCGTCGTTACGGTGAATATTATTGATCGTCCGCCTGTAACTCAGGATGTAAGTCTAAGTACACCGAACAGCATACCAGTGGCTGGCGCTGTGACCGCCACCGATCCGGACGGGGATCCGCTTACCTTCAGTCTCAATGCTGCCCCGGTCTTTGGAACAGCTGTGGTCAACCCGGACGGTACATTCACCTATACACCCAATGCAGGTTATGTAGGACCAGACAGCTTCACCGTTCTGGTGGATGACGGGAAAGGCGGCACCGCCATCTCTACGGTGAGTATTACAGTGACCAATGCTCCACCTGTAGCGACAGGGACGAGTGTGACGACGCCGCAGAATACACCAGCCAATGGTGCGGTCACTGCCGTCGATCCAGAAGGTAATCCCCTGACCTTCTCACTGCTCAGTTCACCGGTGAATGGAACAGCGGTTGTTAATGCTGACGGTACATTTAGTTATTTCCCGAATACCGGTTATGTAGGGCCGGACAGCTTCACGGTCCTTGTCAGTGATGGATTGGGAGGTACAGCTATTGCCTCGGTTGAAGTTACCGTCACAGACAATCCGCCGGTGACATCAGATCTGAGTCTGACAACGAATATTAACACGCCGGTAGCCGGGCAAGTGACAGCGGCAGACCCAGATGGCGATCCACTAACCTTCGGCATTCTGTCACTTGCAGCAAATGGTATTGCCGAGGTGAATCCGGATGGAACGTTTATCTATACGCCGAACACGGGTTACAGCGGCCCTGACAGCTTCACCGTGCTGGTGAGCGATGGGAAGGGCGGAACGGCAGTATCCACCGTCACGGTCCAAGTCGTCAATCGTCCGCCGGTTGTATCCAATACAACATACGGTACGGTACAGTCAGTACCCGTCTCAGGTATTGTCACGGCAAGTGACCCGGATGGCGATCCGCTGAGCTATGTGATAGATACACCTCCAGCGAGTGGAACGGTATTGCTTAACCCGGATGGTACCTTCACTTACACACCCATTCCGACCTTCTTCGGTACCGATTTCTTCACTGTAGCGGTCAGTGATGGACGGGGTGGGATCACCTTTGGGGTTATCACAATTGATGTTGCTATTAATCCACCGGTTGTGCAGGACCTGAGCGTAAGTACAGGAGGCAATACACCTGTATCTTCGCAGGTAGTGGTAACAGATCCGAACGGATTACCGATAACGGTGGCGCTGCTCTCGCCTCCTCTCAGTGGAACGGTAGTGGTGAATCCAGATGGAACGTTCACTTATACGCCGGATCCCGGGTTTATAGGTACCGATAGCTTCACGGTTCAGGCGGTGAATTCAGCAGGCGGATCGGGTGTGGGTACCGTGACGGTGACCGTGTCCAACGTGCCTCCGACCGCAGATGGTGCAAGCTTAACAACAATCCAGAATACGTCTGTGTCAGGAGCGGTGACAGCTAGTGATCCGGACGGTAATCCACTAACGTTCACCTTGAATTCGACACCTTCAAGCGGAACGGTGATCTTGAATGCGGACGGTTCATTTACGTACACACCAAACACCGGCTTTGTCGGTGCAGATTCCTTCACCGTTCTGGTCAGTGACGGACTCGGAGGTACGGCGATTGCGCTGGTGACGATTACCGTCACAGGTCGTCCGCCGATTACGCAGGATCAATCCATTGAAACGGGACCAAACACAAGTGTAGACGGACAGATTATTGCGTCAGATCCGGATGGCGATCCGCTGACTTATGTTATTGGATCTCTCCCGACGAATGGCACCGTCGTACTGAATGCCGACGGCAGCTTCATCTATACCCCGAATACCGGCTTTGTAGGTACCGATTCATTTACGGTATGGGTACTGGATGGAACAGGAGGGTCTGCCGTATCCACAGTCAGTATTACGATACCGAACCTGCCGCCCATTGTATCTGACTTTGCAACAAGCACACTTGTCGGCACACCTGTAACGTCACAGATTCCAGCCGTGGATCCGGAGGGTAATCCGCTCACTTATGCGCTAGG
This sequence is a window from Paenibacillus urinalis. Protein-coding genes within it:
- a CDS encoding lactonase family protein, producing MMNPQAKKSDEVCFYTGTYSAAADPGIYLVAVNKDSGEMRIVNQASGIERPSFLALHPNGEVLYAVSETGEGELFTYKIDPSTSELQLLDRKPTEGADPCYVSVDQSGSYVLVANYSSGSVNVYKLDESSIPVEMSAKIEHVGKGFREDRQEGPHAHSIVPDPAGEYAIVCDLGLDQIIVYRMQEGKLSTHYELKLPAGSGPRHLVIHPNEKFAYVVNELNNTVTALTFNKNRGEFQITHHISTRDETEQSENTGADIRISSCGRFLYVSNRGDDSIALFHINEESGELTAVECTGTEGKTPRNFNLLEGGLLIAANQDSDNLISFKIDSENGRLTPTGYELEIPAPVCIEPCKKG